In the genome of Pseudomonas putida, one region contains:
- the ilvN gene encoding acetolactate synthase small subunit, producing the protein MRHIISLLLENEPGALSRVVGLFSQRNYNIESLTVAPTEDPTLSRLTLTTVGHDEVIEQITKNLNKLVEVVKLVDLSESAHIERELMLVKVKATGAQRAEIKRTTDIFRGQIVDVTASVYTVQLSGTSDKLDSFIQAIGTASILETVRSGVTGIARGDKVLSI; encoded by the coding sequence ATGCGGCACATCATTTCCCTGCTGTTGGAAAACGAACCCGGTGCCTTGTCTCGCGTGGTCGGCCTGTTCTCCCAGCGCAACTACAACATCGAAAGCCTGACCGTGGCGCCGACCGAGGATCCGACTCTGTCGCGCCTGACCCTGACGACCGTTGGTCATGACGAAGTGATCGAGCAGATCACCAAGAACCTGAACAAGCTGGTCGAAGTGGTCAAACTCGTCGATCTGTCGGAAAGTGCTCACATCGAGCGCGAGCTGATGCTGGTCAAGGTCAAGGCCACCGGCGCCCAGCGCGCCGAGATCAAGCGCACCACGGATATCTTCCGTGGCCAGATCGTCGATGTCACCGCCAGCGTGTACACCGTGCAACTGAGCGGCACCAGCGATAAGCTGGACAGCTTCATCCAGGCTATCGGCACCGCGTCGATCCTGGAAACCGTGCGCAGCGGCGTTACCGGCATTGCCCGTGGCGACAAAGTGCTCAGTATCTGA
- a CDS encoding TonB-dependent siderophore receptor, whose amino-acid sequence MPDAPSHLNAFDKNEFRPLLNSGLLSRTIRAAVLGTTLGLVGAPSHALAVGPVGMSQPYAIPGGNLDDVLNQFARQAGITLSSTPQLTGGLQSPGLQGQYSTDQALRQLLNGSGLEAASQDGRNYVLRAQPEDAALSLPSTDIRSFTLGNALGSMEGYNATHSQVATKTSMPILETTQSVSVVTRQQMDDQGSQTVAQAMRYTPGVLTNPYGATHRYDYVAMRGFNDGSVDNIYVDGLKSMGDNGTYSTMQVDPYFLERIDILKGPSSVLYGRSSPGGLVALTTKKPLFDPYHQVQATVGTQGQRGMGFDFSGPLDDDKRIAYRLTGLADASDTQFDHNKEERYAIAPAVSIDFNEDTSLTLQANLQHDPNGGYHGGNPADGMLHPRNGLRLSDHFFEGEPDIDNYERTQQSFSYQFEHRFNDIFTARQNFRYQDSDVSMDQVYSAGWADATSNTLKRAYTGGDERLHSFIVDNMLQAEFFTGAAKHTVLLGADYQRRKADVTWRYGTVDPLDAGNPHYGNGNLQVLGENNYLRRLQQTGVYLQDLVDLGQWRFSLGLRQDWVKVSEENRDTDTKINDDRSKFTTRAGVLYLFENGIAPYVSYSESFNPNTVSDQNGRPLAPTEGTQWEAGIKYQPPGTDNLFTASVFRIEQENLASKQPNEEFYRAVGEVRSQGLELEAHVQVTDNLKLIGGYTYTDIDYAKSMPSLVTPGLDNKGNSPTQAPEQMYSLWADYDFLKGQLDGLRLGGGVRYVGYSWVDAENSMKVPSYTLFDASIGYDLGKVGLKGMDLRLNANNLTNESYVASCASLNYCYMGEERNVSATVSYQF is encoded by the coding sequence ATGCCAGACGCCCCGTCTCATCTGAACGCTTTCGATAAGAATGAGTTTCGACCTCTCTTGAATTCCGGTTTACTCAGCCGGACCATACGTGCCGCTGTGCTTGGTACGACCCTCGGGCTCGTGGGCGCTCCCTCGCACGCTCTGGCCGTCGGTCCGGTGGGCATGAGCCAGCCGTATGCGATCCCTGGCGGCAACCTGGATGACGTGCTCAACCAGTTCGCTCGCCAAGCGGGCATCACCTTGTCGAGCACCCCTCAGTTGACGGGCGGGCTGCAATCGCCAGGCCTGCAAGGGCAGTACTCCACCGACCAAGCGCTGCGTCAGTTGCTCAATGGCAGCGGACTGGAAGCTGCCAGCCAGGACGGGCGCAACTATGTGTTGCGTGCGCAGCCGGAGGATGCCGCCCTGTCGCTGCCAAGCACCGACATTCGCAGCTTCACCCTGGGCAATGCCTTGGGCAGCATGGAGGGCTACAACGCCACTCATAGCCAAGTGGCCACCAAGACCAGCATGCCGATCCTGGAAACCACCCAGTCGGTCTCGGTGGTCACCCGACAGCAGATGGATGACCAAGGCTCCCAGACCGTTGCCCAGGCCATGCGCTATACCCCCGGCGTATTGACCAACCCCTATGGCGCGACCCATCGCTACGATTACGTGGCCATGCGTGGCTTCAACGATGGGTCTGTGGATAACATCTACGTGGACGGCCTGAAGTCCATGGGCGATAACGGCACCTATAGCACCATGCAGGTGGACCCGTATTTCCTCGAGCGCATCGACATCCTCAAAGGGCCCTCCTCCGTGCTGTATGGCCGCAGCTCGCCAGGCGGGCTGGTGGCATTGACCACCAAGAAACCGCTGTTCGATCCCTACCACCAGGTCCAGGCCACGGTCGGCACCCAGGGCCAGCGCGGCATGGGCTTCGACTTCAGCGGCCCACTGGATGACGACAAACGCATCGCCTATCGCCTGACCGGCCTTGCGGACGCTTCCGACACTCAATTCGACCACAACAAGGAAGAGCGTTACGCGATCGCGCCTGCGGTCAGTATCGACTTCAACGAAGACACTTCGCTGACCTTGCAGGCTAACCTGCAACACGACCCCAATGGCGGCTATCACGGTGGCAACCCGGCGGACGGCATGCTACATCCGCGCAACGGCCTGCGTTTGTCCGACCACTTCTTCGAGGGCGAGCCGGACATCGACAACTACGAGCGCACCCAGCAGTCGTTCAGCTACCAGTTCGAGCACCGCTTCAACGATATCTTCACGGCACGTCAGAACTTCCGCTATCAGGACTCGGATGTGTCGATGGACCAGGTCTATTCGGCCGGATGGGCGGACGCCACCAGCAATACCCTCAAGCGCGCCTATACCGGCGGCGACGAACGCCTGCATTCATTCATCGTCGACAACATGCTCCAGGCGGAATTCTTCACGGGTGCGGCCAAACATACTGTTTTGCTCGGTGCGGATTACCAGCGGCGCAAGGCCGATGTGACCTGGCGCTATGGCACCGTCGACCCACTGGATGCCGGCAACCCACACTATGGCAACGGTAACCTTCAGGTCCTTGGCGAAAACAACTACCTGCGGCGCCTGCAGCAGACCGGCGTGTATCTGCAGGATCTGGTCGATCTGGGCCAATGGCGTTTCTCCCTTGGCCTGCGCCAGGATTGGGTCAAGGTGTCCGAGGAGAATCGCGACACCGATACCAAGATCAACGACGATCGCTCCAAATTCACCACCCGCGCGGGCGTGCTGTACCTGTTCGAAAACGGCATCGCGCCCTATGTGAGCTACTCCGAGTCGTTCAACCCCAACACTGTGTCCGACCAGAATGGCCGTCCACTGGCGCCGACCGAAGGCACGCAGTGGGAGGCCGGTATCAAGTACCAGCCGCCCGGCACGGACAACTTGTTCACCGCCTCGGTGTTCCGCATCGAACAGGAAAACCTGGCCTCCAAGCAGCCGAATGAAGAGTTCTACCGCGCGGTGGGCGAGGTGCGCTCCCAAGGGCTAGAACTGGAAGCCCATGTGCAGGTGACAGACAACCTCAAGCTCATCGGTGGTTACACCTACACCGACATCGACTACGCCAAATCGATGCCGAGCCTGGTGACTCCAGGCCTGGACAACAAGGGCAACTCGCCGACTCAGGCACCGGAACAGATGTATTCGCTGTGGGCTGACTACGACTTCCTCAAGGGTCAGCTCGATGGTCTGCGCCTGGGTGGCGGCGTGCGCTATGTGGGCTACAGCTGGGTCGATGCAGAAAACAGCATGAAGGTACCCTCCTATACCTTGTTCGATGCCTCGATCGGTTATGACCTGGGCAAGGTTGGGCTCAAGGGTATGGATCTGCGGCTCAATGCCAACAACCTGACCAACGAATCGTACGTCGCCTCCTGTGCGAGCCTGAACTACTGCTACATGGGCGAAGAACGCAATGTCAGCGCCACGGTCAGCTACCAGTTCTGA
- the ilvC gene encoding ketol-acid reductoisomerase: protein MKVYYDKDCDLSIIQGKKVAIIGYGSQGHAQACNLKDSGVDVTVGLRKGSATVAKAEAHGLKVADVATAVAAADLVMILTPDEFQGALYKNEIEPNIKKGATLAFSHGFSIHYNQVVPRADLDVIMIAPKAPGHTVRSEFVKGGGIPDLIAVYQDASGNAKNVALSYASGVGGGRTGIIETTFKDETETDLFGEQAVLCGGTVELVKAGFETLVEAGYAPEMAYFECLHELKLIVDLMYEGGIANMNYSISNNAEYGEYVTGPEVINEESRKAMRNALKRIQDGEYAKMFISEGATNYPSMTAKRRNNAAHGIEVIGEQLRSMMPWIAANKIVDKTKN, encoded by the coding sequence ATGAAAGTTTATTACGACAAAGACTGCGACCTTTCCATCATCCAGGGCAAGAAAGTCGCCATCATCGGTTACGGCTCCCAGGGTCACGCCCAGGCGTGCAACCTGAAGGACTCCGGTGTGGACGTTACCGTCGGTCTGCGTAAAGGTTCGGCTACCGTTGCCAAGGCAGAAGCCCACGGCCTGAAAGTGGCTGACGTTGCCACTGCCGTCGCCGCTGCCGACCTGGTCATGATCCTGACCCCGGACGAGTTCCAGGGCGCCCTGTACAAGAACGAAATCGAGCCGAACATCAAGAAGGGCGCTACCCTGGCCTTCTCCCACGGCTTCTCGATCCACTACAACCAGGTCGTTCCGCGTGCCGACCTCGACGTGATCATGATCGCGCCGAAGGCCCCGGGCCACACCGTTCGCTCCGAGTTCGTCAAGGGCGGCGGCATCCCTGACCTGATCGCTGTCTACCAGGACGCCTCGGGCAATGCCAAGAACGTTGCTCTGTCGTACGCTTCGGGCGTCGGCGGCGGCCGTACCGGCATCATCGAAACCACCTTCAAGGACGAAACCGAAACCGACCTGTTCGGTGAGCAGGCCGTTCTGTGCGGTGGTACCGTCGAACTGGTCAAGGCCGGTTTCGAAACCCTGGTCGAAGCTGGCTACGCGCCGGAAATGGCCTACTTCGAGTGCTTGCACGAGCTGAAGCTGATCGTTGACCTCATGTACGAAGGCGGTATCGCCAACATGAACTACTCGATCTCCAACAACGCCGAGTACGGTGAGTACGTCACCGGTCCAGAAGTCATCAACGAAGAATCCCGCAAGGCCATGCGCAACGCTCTGAAGCGCATCCAGGACGGCGAGTACGCGAAGATGTTCATCTCCGAAGGCGCCACCAACTACCCATCGATGACCGCCAAGCGTCGCAACAACGCCGCTCACGGCATCGAAGTCATCGGCGAGCAACTGCGCTCCATGATGCCTTGGATCGCGGCCAACAAGATCGTCGACAAGACCAAGAACTAA
- a CDS encoding PepSY-associated TM helix domain-containing protein, protein MRRLYVLLHRYLGLATAAFLALAGLTGSVLAFHHELDEWLNPGFYEATATGALKQPGALVDKLQAQYPRLQVWYMEYPQEPGHSALLAMVARNDPQSGQPFDEKNTVFYLDPVSSETLGKRYWGECCFSRENFMPFILELHYSLTLPGNWGIVLMGVVAILWTMDCFIAVLLTLPRGRPFWRKWSTAWKIKGGHAYRLNMDIHRASGLWLWLLLLPIAVSSVAMNLPAQVFKPAVSLFSPVEPSVYEARGAMPKQALGVTQLTYQQAYQRAQEEGARLGLSAPISELYYSFEYNFYGAGFGRHDTEAHGKSWLFFNGTDGQLIGQEIAGQGTLGEQFYRLQLPIHGGRIIGIMGQVLIAILGVLIAVLSITGVYIWWRKLQARRSGSLRKAAI, encoded by the coding sequence ATGCGTCGACTCTATGTCCTGCTGCACCGCTACCTTGGCCTGGCCACGGCGGCGTTTCTTGCTCTCGCCGGCCTGACCGGCAGTGTGCTGGCCTTCCATCACGAACTCGATGAGTGGCTGAACCCAGGCTTCTATGAGGCAACCGCCACCGGAGCACTTAAACAACCAGGAGCGCTTGTGGATAAGTTGCAGGCGCAATACCCGCGGCTGCAAGTCTGGTATATGGAATATCCACAAGAGCCGGGGCACTCCGCGCTGCTGGCCATGGTTGCGCGCAACGATCCCCAATCCGGCCAGCCCTTTGATGAGAAAAACACAGTCTTCTATCTCGATCCGGTCAGCAGCGAGACGCTGGGCAAGCGGTACTGGGGAGAATGCTGCTTCTCGCGCGAGAACTTCATGCCGTTCATTCTGGAACTGCACTACAGCCTGACCTTGCCGGGCAACTGGGGAATTGTGCTGATGGGCGTGGTAGCGATCCTCTGGACGATGGATTGCTTCATCGCCGTACTGCTCACCCTGCCACGTGGTCGGCCGTTCTGGCGCAAGTGGAGCACCGCCTGGAAGATCAAGGGCGGGCATGCCTATCGGCTGAACATGGATATCCACAGGGCTAGCGGTTTATGGCTGTGGTTGCTGTTGTTGCCTATCGCCGTCAGCAGCGTGGCGATGAACCTACCGGCGCAGGTCTTCAAGCCCGCCGTGTCGTTGTTTTCGCCTGTTGAGCCAAGTGTCTATGAAGCCCGGGGAGCGATGCCCAAGCAAGCCCTGGGCGTGACCCAGTTGACCTATCAACAGGCGTATCAGCGCGCGCAGGAGGAAGGCGCAAGACTGGGGCTAAGCGCGCCGATCAGCGAGCTCTACTACAGCTTCGAGTACAACTTCTATGGCGCGGGGTTTGGCCGGCATGATACCGAGGCCCATGGTAAGTCCTGGTTGTTCTTTAACGGTACCGATGGCCAGCTGATAGGTCAGGAAATAGCCGGACAAGGCACTCTAGGTGAACAGTTCTATCGCTTGCAGCTTCCCATCCATGGCGGACGCATCATCGGGATCATGGGACAGGTGTTGATTGCGATTCTAGGCGTGCTGATCGCCGTGTTGTCGATCACCGGGGTGTACATCTGGTGGCGCAAGCTACAAGCACGGCGTAGCGGCAGCTTACGCAAAGCAGCCATTTGA
- the msrQ gene encoding protein-methionine-sulfoxide reductase heme-binding subunit MsrQ codes for MRYPWFRLVIFLVGCAFPGWWLYEAAMSLLGPDPGKILVDRLGLGALTFLLVTLGMTPLQRLTGWPGWIVVRRQLGLWCFAYIVLHMTSYMVFILGLDWGQLGVELRKRPYIIVGALGFLGLLALTVTSNRYSQRRLGARWKKLHRLVYVILGLGLLHFLWIVRSDLEEWVIYAAVGAVLLIVRIPPVWRRVPRLVGRGRAI; via the coding sequence ATGCGTTATCCCTGGTTTCGCCTGGTCATTTTCCTGGTGGGGTGTGCGTTTCCCGGCTGGTGGCTATATGAAGCGGCGATGAGCCTGCTGGGGCCGGACCCTGGCAAGATCCTGGTGGACCGGCTGGGCCTGGGTGCATTGACCTTTCTGCTGGTGACCCTGGGCATGACTCCGTTGCAGCGACTGACAGGATGGCCGGGCTGGATCGTCGTGCGGCGTCAGCTGGGATTGTGGTGCTTTGCCTACATCGTGTTGCACATGACGTCCTATATGGTGTTCATCCTGGGGTTGGATTGGGGGCAGTTGGGCGTCGAGTTGCGCAAGCGCCCCTATATCATCGTGGGGGCGCTGGGTTTTCTTGGTCTACTGGCCCTGACGGTGACGTCCAATCGCTACAGTCAGCGACGGCTGGGTGCGCGATGGAAAAAGTTGCACCGGTTGGTCTATGTGATTCTCGGGTTGGGGCTGTTGCATTTTCTCTGGATCGTTCGCTCGGACCTTGAAGAGTGGGTGATATATGCGGCTGTCGGGGCGGTATTGTTGATTGTGCGAATACCGCCGGTGTGGCGCCGTGTCCCTCGTTTAGTGGGGCGGGGCAGGGCGATATGA
- a CDS encoding acetolactate synthase 3 large subunit: MELLSGAEMVVRFLRDEGVKHIYGYPGGALLHVYDALFKEPEINHILVRHEQAATHMADGYARATGKAGVVLVTSGPGATNAITGIATAYMDSIPMVILSGQVPSTMVGTDAFQETDMIGISRPIVKHSFMVKHATEIPEVLKKAFYLAQSGRPGPVVVDIPKDMTNPAEKFEYVYPKKVKLRSYSPAVRGHSGQIRKAAEMLLAAKRPVVYSGGGVILGGGSEALTEIAKSLNLPVTNTLMGLGGFPGTDRQFIGMLGMHGSYTANMAMHNADVIFAVGARFDDRVVNGPAKFCPNAKIIHIDIDPASISKMIKADVPIVGPVESVLNEMLAILKEIGEQPDKAALDAWWKQIDEWRGDGDLFPYDKGDGSVIKPQTVIETLCEVTKGDAFITSDVGQHQMFAAQYYRFNKPNRWVNSGGLGTMGFGFPAAMGIKLNFPDQDVACVTGEGSIQMNIQELSTCMQYDLPVKIVNLNNGVLGMVRQWQDMAYSGRHSHSYVESLPDFVKLVEAYGHVGIRITSLKDLKPKLEEAFAMKDRLVFIDIAVDRTEHVYPMQIKDGSMRDMWLSKTERT, encoded by the coding sequence GTGGAGCTTTTATCTGGCGCTGAGATGGTCGTCCGCTTCTTGCGTGACGAAGGCGTTAAGCACATCTATGGGTACCCTGGCGGTGCTCTTCTTCATGTTTACGACGCCCTGTTCAAGGAACCGGAGATCAATCACATCCTGGTTCGTCACGAGCAGGCTGCCACCCATATGGCGGACGGTTACGCCCGTGCTACCGGCAAGGCCGGCGTGGTGCTGGTGACTTCCGGCCCAGGCGCGACCAATGCCATCACCGGCATTGCCACTGCCTATATGGACTCGATTCCGATGGTCATCCTGTCCGGCCAGGTGCCTAGCACCATGGTAGGTACCGATGCCTTCCAGGAAACCGACATGATTGGTATTTCCCGGCCGATCGTTAAGCACAGCTTCATGGTCAAACATGCCACGGAAATCCCTGAAGTCCTGAAAAAAGCCTTCTACCTGGCGCAATCCGGTCGTCCAGGCCCGGTCGTGGTCGACATTCCAAAAGATATGACCAACCCGGCCGAGAAGTTCGAATACGTCTATCCGAAGAAGGTCAAGCTGCGCTCCTACAGCCCGGCCGTTCGCGGGCATTCCGGCCAGATCCGCAAGGCGGCCGAGATGCTCCTGGCAGCCAAGCGTCCGGTGGTCTACTCCGGCGGCGGCGTGATTCTTGGCGGCGGCTCCGAAGCCCTCACCGAGATCGCCAAATCGTTGAACCTGCCGGTCACCAATACCCTGATGGGGTTGGGTGGCTTCCCAGGCACCGATCGCCAGTTCATCGGCATGCTGGGCATGCACGGCAGCTACACCGCCAACATGGCGATGCACAATGCTGACGTGATCTTCGCTGTCGGTGCGCGTTTCGACGACCGCGTGGTCAACGGCCCGGCCAAGTTCTGCCCGAACGCCAAGATCATCCATATCGACATCGACCCGGCGTCGATCTCCAAGATGATCAAGGCCGACGTGCCGATCGTGGGGCCTGTGGAAAGCGTGCTCAACGAAATGCTGGCCATCCTCAAGGAAATCGGCGAGCAGCCTGACAAGGCGGCGCTCGATGCCTGGTGGAAGCAGATCGACGAATGGCGCGGCGACGGCGACCTGTTCCCTTACGACAAGGGCGACGGCAGCGTCATCAAGCCGCAGACCGTGATCGAAACCCTGTGCGAAGTGACCAAGGGCGATGCCTTCATCACCTCCGATGTTGGTCAGCACCAGATGTTCGCGGCGCAGTACTACCGCTTCAACAAGCCAAATCGTTGGGTCAACTCCGGCGGCCTGGGCACCATGGGCTTTGGCTTCCCGGCGGCGATGGGCATCAAGCTCAACTTCCCTGACCAGGACGTGGCCTGCGTGACCGGTGAAGGCAGTATCCAGATGAACATCCAGGAACTGTCCACCTGCATGCAGTACGACCTGCCGGTGAAGATCGTCAACCTGAACAACGGCGTGTTGGGCATGGTTCGTCAATGGCAGGACATGGCCTACAGCGGCCGTCACTCGCACTCCTACGTGGAGTCGCTGCCTGACTTCGTCAAGCTGGTCGAGGCCTATGGCCATGTGGGTATCCGCATCACCAGCCTGAAGGACCTCAAGCCGAAACTGGAAGAGGCTTTCGCGATGAAGGACCGCTTGGTGTTCATCGACATCGCGGTCGACAGGACCGAGCACGTCTACCCGATGCAGATCAAGGACGGCTCGATGCGTGACATGTGGCTGAGCAAGACGGAGCGTACCTGA
- the pssA gene encoding CDP-diacylglycerol--serine O-phosphatidyltransferase, whose amino-acid sequence MSERPEEPNKPSDAESLLPVDEHIEEGHDAEGRKVRHRGIYLLPNLFTTANLFAGFYSIVSSISAHGYLSAGDPREASKYFAFAAIAIFVAMVLDSLDGRVARMTNTQSAFGAEYDSLSDMAAFGVAPALLAFVWALGDMGKVGWMVAFIYVAGAALRLARFNTQVGTADKRYFIGLASPAAAGVVAGTVWAFSDYGIQGSKLSFLVALLVAAAGMLMVSNIKYNSFKELDLKGRVPFVAILAVVLVFAVVFSDPPRILLLIFLGYAISGPVQYLLRGRRRKS is encoded by the coding sequence ATGAGCGAACGTCCCGAAGAGCCGAACAAGCCCTCCGACGCCGAAAGCCTGCTACCTGTCGATGAGCATATTGAAGAAGGGCATGACGCCGAAGGGCGCAAGGTCCGTCACCGTGGCATCTATCTGCTGCCCAACCTGTTCACGACCGCCAACCTGTTTGCCGGTTTCTACTCCATCGTCAGCTCCATCAGCGCCCACGGTTACCTCAGTGCGGGTGACCCGCGTGAAGCGAGCAAGTACTTCGCCTTCGCCGCGATCGCCATCTTCGTGGCCATGGTCCTTGATAGCCTCGATGGTCGCGTTGCTCGGATGACCAATACCCAGAGCGCCTTCGGTGCCGAGTACGACTCGCTGTCGGACATGGCGGCCTTTGGTGTTGCGCCTGCCTTGCTGGCGTTCGTCTGGGCGCTGGGCGACATGGGCAAGGTCGGCTGGATGGTCGCCTTCATCTATGTCGCTGGCGCGGCTTTGCGCCTGGCGCGCTTCAACACCCAGGTCGGTACTGCTGACAAACGCTACTTCATCGGCCTGGCCAGCCCGGCTGCCGCCGGTGTGGTCGCTGGTACCGTGTGGGCCTTCAGCGACTATGGTATCCAGGGCTCCAAGCTGTCGTTCCTGGTCGCCTTGTTGGTGGCGGCTGCCGGCATGCTGATGGTCAGCAACATCAAGTACAACAGCTTCAAGGAGCTGGACCTCAAAGGGCGTGTGCCTTTCGTGGCCATCCTGGCTGTGGTGCTGGTGTTCGCGGTGGTGTTCAGTGACCCGCCTCGAATCCTGCTGCTGATCTTCCTCGGCTATGCGATTTCCGGTCCGGTGCAGTACCTGCTGCGCGGTCGTCGCCGCAAAAGCTGA
- the msrP gene encoding protein-methionine-sulfoxide reductase catalytic subunit MsrP yields the protein MLIKSPRSSDCKASEITPESLYLSRRTVLGASLAGLALGALPRAGLSAEASRYADATPGAAPAWFTDKLASARWQAVTVRGEAITPFKDATHYNNFYEFGPDKGDPAANAGALKTEPWSLVVDGEVAKPGRYALEDFVKPYQLEERIYRLRCVEAWSMVIPWLGFPLAQVLKQVEPTSKARYVRFETLQDPQSMPGQRSGFALIDWPYVEGLRLDEAMNPLAILAVGMYGRELANQNGAPLRLVVPWKYGFKSIKSIVRMSLVAEQPSTTWESLAPTEYGFYANVNPTVDHPRWSQARERRLPSGLFSPNVRDTLMFNGYADEVASLYTGLDLRKNY from the coding sequence ATGCTTATCAAGTCCCCCAGGTCGTCCGACTGTAAAGCGTCGGAGATCACTCCCGAAAGCCTCTATCTTTCCAGGCGTACAGTGCTTGGTGCTTCCTTGGCGGGGCTGGCCCTTGGCGCATTGCCGCGGGCCGGCTTGTCTGCCGAAGCGTCGCGCTACGCCGATGCCACGCCAGGTGCCGCGCCGGCCTGGTTCACCGACAAGCTCGCGTCTGCGCGTTGGCAGGCTGTGACGGTCAGGGGCGAGGCGATCACGCCGTTCAAGGACGCCACCCATTACAACAATTTCTATGAGTTCGGCCCTGACAAGGGAGATCCGGCTGCCAATGCCGGCGCGCTGAAGACCGAGCCCTGGAGCCTGGTGGTCGACGGTGAGGTGGCCAAACCCGGTCGCTATGCCCTCGAAGATTTCGTGAAGCCCTACCAGCTCGAAGAGCGCATCTATCGGTTGAGGTGCGTCGAGGCTTGGTCGATGGTCATTCCTTGGTTGGGCTTTCCGTTGGCGCAGGTGCTCAAGCAGGTCGAGCCAACCTCCAAGGCACGCTACGTGCGCTTCGAGACACTACAGGATCCGCAAAGCATGCCTGGGCAGCGGTCCGGCTTTGCCTTGATCGACTGGCCCTATGTGGAGGGGCTACGCCTGGACGAGGCGATGAACCCGTTGGCGATCCTGGCGGTGGGGATGTACGGTCGGGAGCTTGCCAATCAGAACGGCGCCCCGCTACGCCTGGTGGTGCCGTGGAAGTATGGATTCAAGAGCATCAAGTCCATCGTGCGCATGAGCCTGGTGGCGGAGCAGCCCAGCACCACATGGGAGAGTTTGGCGCCCACGGAATATGGCTTCTATGCCAACGTCAATCCGACGGTCGATCACCCCCGCTGGAGTCAGGCCAGGGAGAGGCGTCTGCCCAGTGGGCTGTTCAGTCCCAATGTGCGCGATACCCTGATGTTCAATGGTTACGCCGATGAAGTGGCGTCGCTTTATACAGGGCTCGATCTGCGGAAGAACTACTGA